The genome window GGGATAGGGATCCCCATGACCCCAGAAGCTAGGGGAGGCCTAGGAAGATTTGTTCTGGTCCCAAATATGAATAACGATCACTGGTCATTCATGATGTTCACTAATAATATCTTATGTCTATATTGTAACAAGACGTTAGCATTATAACAATTAAAGTTGATCCATTACCATTGTTATTAGTAATACAATCTTAGtgttcttcttcatttgtaagtgaaagtTCTAAAATTTGACTCTCGTGGATAGTAAGTTCAAGTAAGCCCAATATGTGACATAGCCTATATACTCCACCCAATGTAAAATAtcgttgaaaaaaaattcaagataaTTCATTGAATTTACTCTATAGTCtaaattaattctttaattgtaTTAAAACAACAGGCACTGGtacctttcttttattttaattttgttgggTAAAGGGTACTGTATAACTTTCGATTACGAAATATACATATAGGTGCAAACATAATTCCTCATTTATGTGAAAAAAGTTCAGTTTAAAATTTTCAGTGAGGAAAAGTAGATTTTCTTATGGAGGAGGCCccaacttttgttttttgaacaaatgatattatctacattaagagtgAGAGAATAGGCCAAGCCTTACAATGGgttaataataatgtggttcaaattcacctttagcgagaatcgaaagtaagatttcatacttataagtgaagagaaatactactggaccgtaatactaagtggcatgAGGCCCCTATTGTTAAGATACAAGTCTCTTCTTCGCTAATCTGTAACACTAAACACTAAAGTTTATTGTTCATGATGAGAATCTTTGAAAGAAAATTTAGGGCATGTTTGGTATCCACTTTGGAtaccattttattttaaaaaaaaagaaaaaggaatgtaGTTAAATTACTTATTACcgattaaatttcaaaaaaaaaaaaaaaaagaaaaaaaaaggaaaaaaaaaacagaaaaaaagggaaagatcTAAGGTGATAGCAAACAGGCCTAAATTTCTTGATCACTTTGGGAACCAACCTTGACTATCTTTTAGCTCGCTGaaagtcaatttttttttaatattttgtttttgtcgaacgataaattttgttagattagttagtgaCGGAATTCGAACTCATGCCGTCATGCAAACGATATTTCTACTCTATATTACTCTAcgggaagagagagagtttgaacTCGGAACACAGTGGATTAAAGAGAAAAATTCTAAACACTAAGACAATCCATCACTTGCGATGAAGGTCACTTCTAGCTAAACAATGGACTTTGTCACAGGATTTCATCTTtaacatagagagagagagagagttgtttaaatttatttatggAATGTGTGACACATTCAACTTATACATATGTTGAGATGGAATACGTTTTTGAATGAAGAGCTACTAATTCTATCAACTTAATTAGCAGAAGACGGTGCATAAACACATATTGTACTCCTCGACAAAGGGAACACAAAATCGGTTTCGACAGCCGTTCAATCCTCGACGGTCGTTCGATCGGTTTCAACGGTTGTTCGTTCGGTTTCGACGGTCGTTCAAGTTCGAGGCCAtttgattgttgttgttgttcgcATATGTAATGGCATTTGCACGTTGGTGGATCAGACGACGTATTCCAGACCCAGTTGCCGGAAGGATAGAGAGATTCACAATTTGATTTGCAGTAAGGATTTTCACATTCACAACCGCCCAAATCATTAGTGGAATAGGATTCTCCCCTTACCAAGTCACCATTAAATGCTACCAAACCCATAAAAAAGGATTAATCATTTTGTCTTTTAAGTGGAAATGAGGAAATGAGAAAGACTAAAGAACCAAATTGCTCATTTGGTACAcatgattgaattgaaatggaTAACCGACCAGtgataaattataaaattatagtCAGCTAGAGGATTAAACTTATCCATTCCAATCCTTCTTAAAATTAAAAGCCATTCACTTCCATTATCATTAACGCTTGGCATTTGAGAGGTCTCCAATTCAATCTAATCACGTGTACCAAACAAGCTCAAAGTGTTTACCTGTCGTCGATAATGTGAGGAGAATGAAACAAGTAGCTGGGGAGAGCATGGCCatcttgaaagaaaaataaagtctCTTCCTTTGCTTGTATTTTTTGTTATATGTTTTTAAAGAACAAAAGGAGCAAAAATAGCATGGTGACAGATTACGAAATCAAATCAAACAGGATACCTACAGCCTTAAAAAtagatttataatttatttaattcaatAACCTTTATATTTGTTTGATTGCTTAGAATGGGATTAAACCACCCAAAATAGGTCTTTCTTGCTTAACCTAgaaaaccttttttttaatttttttaatttttaatttttaaatacaatgatatattttacactaagaggaTATGAGAGTtcagctaagccacacaatgagtaacctaatttggtatcgaattcgtcaacCACAAGATTCGAACCAAAAACCTCtgacttacaagtaaagatgaaTATTATCAAACCGTAGTATTGTTGACACCCGATATCTTCTTGATAGGCCATCAAATAGGAAACACCAGAGAACCTGGACCAATGGCCCACATCTCGGGACAGTACGCCTGCACACTTAAAGCCCATGGGCCTTGCTACCGCGTGGCCCATTTATGATGGGCATCTACGTCAAATAGTGAAAAcaagtaatgctagagagaagAACACATTATTGGACCGCGTAATGACCGCATTGTGTGATACATGAAGTCTACTTTATAATAATCAAAACAATTTATTGCAATGGTCAATTAATGTAGTTACTAAATTCATCCCTCTCGTATTAAACAGCATGAAAAAAAGGGTACTTTCTTGCGGTGCAAAACATGACCATAACGCAGAAAGTATGCCACAATCCAAAGAAAACGAAAGCTGCAGCCAATTTAAAAGAAATGCAATCGTCTGTGCCTAACAAATGTGTTCAATGAACGTAAAGGACGATGTTAAGCACAAAGGTACCCAGAAACAAGGAGGCAAATTTTAACCGGTGCACCTCACCTCAACTGGTTTGTATATGTAATGCTTACCTCTGTAAGGTAACTTGGATTATACTTGTACGGTTTCTTTGATTAGCTTGTAACCCAGTGAACCCAGATAATGCTCCTTGGTGTTTGTTCGGCCGGGTAGCAAATCCATCAAGGTCCAAACTCTATGTTAAAAGGGGCGTTGGTTAATAATTTTCGCTGTTTTCATTGAACTTGAAAGCCATCTAACAGAACTTTATACTTCATCTATTTTCTCCTTTGTTTTCTTCGACACTCAAAACAATCTGTACATGGAGATCTGTTTTTACTTGAATAACTTGCTTGCAGCTTGCTAGGTGAGACTTTCAGGTCTTCCACCAGTATGTGGCGAAGTTTATCGTTCTCCTCCATCAGCTCTTCAATGATTTGCTGATGTTTCAATATCTGATGCGTAGGCAATTTCAGTTTGccaattttaatttatattaacAACAAAGCAATGCTAACAAACGGAAATATTAAACATTACCATTTGAAGGATTTTGTTCTCCGACCTCAGGCGTCCAGCCTACATAAGCAAAATCAAGAATTAGATAATCACTTAACATATTAGCATATTAGGGATCAGATCAGTATGAAAAGTAAGAAATCATGGACGCATACGTCAGTGGAGAGTTCATTTGAATTGTCCATCAAATGCATATACGCAATCGTATACTTTTTGAACTTCTTTTAGGCAGATAAGTAATTTCAATAGCACTTAAATCGTCATTAACTAAAAACTTCACAATAACCACATCTGCAAGAATTATTGTTGAACTAATCCCAACAACTGACTGTTATAACTGCAGGCACCCCCACCAAAGAAAATAAGAAGAGAAAGTGCCCCTGGCCCCATCTGTAAAGTTGCAAGAACTGTAAGGTTGCACGAAAGAAGTTACTTTAGATAatgttctttcttttctccAAACTTTCTACTAACGGAGTCAAACCAAAGGGTATGCAGTAAAAGTCAAGAGAAACGTATCATTAATGCTCTCTGATGATTGGAAATTATAAAGAATCCTCTAAGCAagcaaaatgacaaataaacatgttttatttgttacataccCCTTCATTTGGTTCACTGTCCTCCTCTCCTTTCAGAAGTGGACTCTGAAGAAAACTGCTGAGAACTTTTTCTGTTCGACTACCAAAAGGTGTATCAACTGGAGAACCAGTACCATTATTTCCATATCCAGGCAAACTTTGAGATGTATGGTCTGGTGGTTTTGTTGACAACGGCATGCTACTTCCCATTGAATTTTGGCTCTGGTCATTTACATTTCCAATGGCACTTTGCAAAGAACTTGGGAGGGTACCTTGACCAATGGCTAAATTGGGAGAAATTCCAAACTTCGTCATTATCTTTGTCATTCCTTGCTAAAGAATACAGAGTTATTTATATTAGTAGTCTGTAAACGGCAACAGCACCTGACCAGAGAAACTAATACTTACTACAAAATGAAACTGAATTTGTTGCAACACCCCTGGCTTCAGAGCAAGGCCTGCAATCAGCAGTCAATAATTCAGCTACTGAAaacaaatattattaaaatgtaCAACTGACAGAGCACTGACATACAAGGTCAAAGGATTTGCTGCCAATTGAATTTTTAAAGAAGCCTATATGCATATTTAAGCCCAATGTCATTAAGCCACTACATTATACAAACACTTGCAATCATTAAAAATTTGAACAGAAGAATTTGTTCTTGTTAACACGTAAAATACTCGTATGAAAAGATCCCCTATGTAACCCCCTTCACTGGGACATGTAGTCATATTGGTATTTTTCGTACAGACGCCAATTTGCAGATGCAACTCAATGAAAAGATAAAGCCAAATTGTATAAACTAtaaagttattaacatttaatCACTGACAACATCTCCAGTAGTAGTCTAGAAAAAGATCATTCCATGCCATAATGTTCTTTCACTCTGTTTCTTTTTCCAATTTCACCAAATGCCAATCCAATATCTAAATTCGAAATAaataataatgatttttaaattAACAAACGCTCAATAGGTATGGTACACACAAAAAAGAATAAGTAGAGTTGAAGGGCTGCTGTGAAAGCCTTCAAACCAAAACATGCATGAAAGTGTACTACTAAACTAGAACATGAAGCcatcaatgtcaaatttgttTACATTGCAGCGAAATTTTCAAATACAAATTAGGTGACATATATCCTGCAAAATTTTCTGATAGAAATTCGGTGACACGAAGACCAGCGATCAGAATACATTACATGAACTCAAATTGCTTGACAACCATAGATTTCACCAGGAATTTGTAAACATTAGTCTCCATAATAGTGCATCAGAAATGGAAAAACATGAAACAGAACATATTACTGAATATCATTGAAACGCATGAAATGACATACCAACTCCAAAACCATGACCAATACCAACTCCACATCCAATGCCCGCTTCAATGTTCTTGGCTCCCACCTTCCTCAACTGGAAAATGAGAAACCGGGATAGAGATTGGGGAGGTTTGTAAGTATATGACTCATTTGATCATTTTCTTTTCATGGCAATGACGGGGATActcagaaaacaaaaaaataaaaataaaagaggaaGATATTTGACTTACAGCGTTGTTTACATGTCTGCTAGCACCAGATAATGCATCAGTGGCACCTCTTGTAGCACCCATGACTTGATTCAGTACTGGTATTGCACCTGGTACATAGTTTAAATCAATAGGCGTAAGCTAATATCTACAAGCATAACAACCATACAAGAGAAAGTTGATTGTACTATTGTCAATAGTGTCTCTACATCAAAAGATGCATAACTACTTGCGTGACTTAAACACTCATCTAATATCAAACAGTTAAGTGCTGAATTACATGGATTAAGACATGCTTGcaacctacaagagtgggtcgtcaaaaacacaaatagattttcttctaatgaggaaaggggatcgtataacttgtaaggattgcaaagttataccgggggagagcttggctaatcaacatcgcttgttggtgatggatgtacatatcaaaagagtgagaaaaaagaacaagacttggaagtgcccaaagactagatggtggaatctaaaaggagaaaaacaagtcattttcaaagagcaagtaatcacccagtgtgtgtgggatagagagggggaagctagccaaatgtgggattccatggctagctgtatccgaaaagtagcaaaagaggtattaggagagtccaagggctttgctccacaccaaaaggaatcttggtggtggaatgaggaggtacaaacaaaggtgaaggctaagaaggaatgttgtaaagccttatacaaggataggaccaatgaaaatggtgaaaggtatagaagagcgaagcaagaggcgaagaaagctgtgagagaagctaagttagcggcttatgacgatatgtataagcgactagataccaaagaagagttggatatctataaactagctagagcaagggaaaagaagacaagggacctaaaccaagtgaggttcatcaaggatgaggatggaaaggttcttgctacaaagaacgcggtcaaagacagatggagaggttattttcataatcttttcaatgaaggacatgaaaggagtactcctttaggggagttgagtaactcagaagagtgtagaaactactcattttatcgtcgaatcaggaaggaagaagtggttgtagctttgaagaagatgaagcatagaaaagcagtgggcccagacgatataccgattgaagtgtggaaagccttgggagagacaggtatagcatggcacactgaccttttcaataggattttgaaaacgaagaagatgccaaacgagtggcgaaagagcaccttggtgcctatttacaagaataagggcgacgtacaaaattgcatgaactataggggtattaagctaatgagtcatacaatgaagctctgggagagagtcattgagcatagattgaggcaagagacacgggtttcgaacaaccaattcgggttcatgccagggcgctcaaccatggaggcaatctatctcttacgaagattgatggaaagatatagagatgggaaaaaggatttacacatggtctttatagatttggaaaaagcgtatgatagggtcccaagagacattctttggaggattttagagaagaaaggagtacgagtagcatatatccaagctataagggatatgtatgaaggagcaaagactgccgtaagaactcatgaaggacaaaccgaaagcttccccataactgtaggattacatcaaggctcatccttaagtccttacctttttgcgttggtaatggatgaattaacaggacatattcaagatgatattccttggtgtatgcttttcgcagacgatatagtgttgatagatgaaactcaggaaggtgtaaatgcgaagcttaacctttggagagaagtgttggaatctaaaggtcttcgcctaagctgatcaaagacagaatatatggagtgcaagttcagtgcaaatggaggccaaaatgagttaggggtgaggatcggagatcaggaaataccaaagagcgaccgttttcgctacctaggatctatcttacaaaagaacggagaattagatggagatctcaaccatagaatacaagctggatggatgaagtggaagagtgcatccggcgtgttgtgtgatcgtcgtatgtcactgaagcttaagggaaaattttataggacggcaataaggccggcgatgttgtatggcacagaatgttgggtggtgaagcaccaacacgtacacaaaatgggtgtagcggagatgaggatgcttcgttggatatgtgggcacacgagaaaggataagattaggaatgaggatatccgaggtaaagtaggagtagccgaaattgaaggaaagatgagagaaaatcggttacggtggtttggacatgtgcaaagaaggcctactgacgctccggttagaagatgcgactacgggacagaggttcagggccgaaggggtagaggaagacctaggaaaactttggaagagactctaagaaaagacttagagtacttggatctaacggaggacatgacacaggatcgagcacaatggcgttctaagattcatatagccgacctgactgacttggatttttcaagtctccaatcgagaagtttttcccacccgggaaattaagggaacactacctcaacctacatgctccactcacaaagcttcaacatacaagcttcaacaaaagaaaaattcaaagaacttagtgaagaaggctttggtgtatttaacacaatacgttgaaatgaaacaaagcttatttattgatatctctaagaagttacaaatatgtacatatacacgagtcaaaataaacaaacaagagggagccttcacaaaggttgcttaggagaagtctcagcagtcggcagagccccagaaagagaaggcaccggagggggatcattcggagcctcagtactggacagcaccctagaaggagaaggcatcggaggttgatcatttggagcttcattacgcggtacagccccagaagacgaaggcaataaatgcctttggaacaaacccacaaacctctgatgatcatgtaatatctgaccatcagattccttcatttggtcaagcttcctcttcatgtttgtagcatagtcatgagcgagccggtgcaactgtttattctcatgcttgagccctctaatctcctgtttgagactcatcacttcagccgccaatgattcaacttggcgggttcgagcaaataggcgttgggccatattagacacaaaacctgcacactgaacactgagagccagagaatccttaacagccaactcatcagaccgtttggaaagtagtctgttatctttgggagtgagaaggttcctggccaccaccgcagcggtcatatcattcttcatcacggaatccccaacggtaagaggaccagtaggggatacgaaggatgggcgccatatgttgtctggagaaggcgtggctgcctcttcaacaaggttcaagtcaaaacgacggtcggaggggccagacattttcaaaggtgttgaagagaaaagaagtcggacaaatcaagatcttagaaatgcaagaagggagcttctactggtggagattcaagtgtgctttggaacttaataccagcctctataaaaatccgcactcgatggagcttcagaaatcgaagaggcgcctgctcagaaatcgaaaaggcgtttgctttctcaaaagctgggctgctcagagaccacgagggccgatctcaggaatcgaagaggcgtttgctttctcaaaagctgggctgctcaaagaccacgaaggtcgatcgcagaaattgaaaaggcgcttgctttctcaaaagctgggctgctcagagaccacgagggccgatctcagaaatcgaagaggcacctgctttttcagccttgtcagcacctgtcacatgcacactcaaccttgcggaaattacgggcattctgtcgaagatttctagtgaagtagaaagcacgtgaatgttactgttcaatcattcactttccacacgcaacatcagctcacgggtgccacagataactttgccaaaaatctctgacaaagtttagacacgtgaagcttgcagctcccattacatcgctatgaccaagaagggtaaaagaatagcaaagaaacagcactaacaaagtttagacacataaatttttcaaggtctagctaccatattattacccacaagggtaaaggaacaggaccattgctggataattggaaagtccctgtgggtcaacctctgtgctccgtggcaaggtagactagcaaacaggcctaactttactcacattcgagaaaacactcccaacaagattgcttgcttcaagatcgaagaggcaccgtcctccgaatctcgagagccagactcccaacacgattactttctcaaaaagcgacgagacaccgctctccgaatctcgagagccagactcctagaaggattgctttctcaaaaatcgaagaggcaccgttctccgaatctcgagagacagatccccgacaggattgcttgttcgaaaaccgaagaggcaccgctttctcaacttcgagagccccttagataaagcttgtctgtaatcctcacaccgctttctcaacttcgagagccagatctccttggataaagcttgtctgtaatcttcacacgtaacatcagctttccagataccacagaccactttttcaaagtgctctgacagagttaaaacacgtgaagctggcagctcccactaccgtgctatgaccaagcagggtaaaagaatagtattactccttgttaaggagactcttatatatgtcgacctccatcctcaacggacaggcagacctgcaaaaatgttcaacccttcctcatatctgagagggcactcccaacgaagcctctcgaaatactcagctttctttccccccgagaatacctctgcaaacaagctacactagagcaagaatatctcatatcatcagggttaaaagcaagagtatcccatatcatgcttttttcctgtcttttcctttggccttattcttacctgcaagacaaggagaaagagagcaatcagtcagcacttggaatcaagcttccagtccggaactgactgcctggaaccccattgctctcgagtactcatcttcaacatcttatgcttctcgagaagataccacatctgcctgaggaacaaatagggcaagtgagaaggatacaaggaagcatgtggagacaagcgcaacagaacacgtgccgatacatccactactttgtcaacagcaaaagtatcccatatcagcagggtcgaacgtactctagatttgatggacttgttttgaccctcaaattcttcagtcggccttatactctggtggaaataagaaaaccctccagcccagttcaagaataagcctgtggaaagttacttcttcaaaagcaaaagtatctcatatcaccttttctccttttcttctctttatccttcatgctacctgcaagataaggagaaggataacaatcagccggaactcgaaatcaaaagttctgatctgggactgattgcttggagctctgattgcttaccttgtctgtcacctctttcagcagatcccctagctcggcgacttgggggactcctactacatggtttgtatcgcgcttgaccaagcctgaaactacaagtaagcgtcaagtgaaattgatacattaccttgtgcatctccaccagttaaagatatcacccctggagggaggaagagtacttccaaagaagatgccacatctacctatgagacagataaggcaagtgaagacgataccacacttcggtacttaaaagtttcgtgattacgagatcattcttccacaatatttcctaatgtcatttgtactaaatcattcacttgtactcactaaaggacagcttgaacctatatactgtgtaaacccttcacaattaatgagaactcctttactccgtggacgtagccaatctgggtgaaccacgtacatcttgtgtttgcttcctgtctctatccatttacatacttatccacactaatgaccggagcaatctagcgaagatcacaaacttaatatttaagatgatattctttggtgtatgcttttcgcaaacgatatagtgttgatagatgaaacgcaggaaggggtaaacgcgaagcttaacctttggagagaagtgttggaatctaaaggtcctcgcctaagccgatcaaagacagaatatatggagtgcaagttcagtgcaaacggaggccaaaatgagttaggggtgaggatcggagatcaggaaatactaaagagcgaccgttttcgctacctaggatctatcttgcaaaagaacggagaatttgatggagatctcacccatagaatacaagctggatggatgaagtggaagagtgcatccggcgtgttgtgtgaccgtcgtaggccactgaagctcaagggaaaattttataggacggcaataaggccggcaatgttgtatggcatagaatgttgggtggtgaagcatcaacacgtaggtgtagtggagatgaggatgcttcgttggatgtgtgggcacacgagaaaggataagattaggaatgaggatattcgagataaagtaggagtagccgaaattaaaggaaagcggagagaaaatcggttacggtggtttggacatgtgcaaagaaggcctactgacgctccggttcgaagatgtgaccacgggacagaggttcagggctgaaggggtagaggaagacctaggaaaactttggaagagaccctaagaaaagacttagagtacttggatctaacggaggacatgacacaaaaccaagcgcaatggcgttctaggattcatataaccgaccccacttagtgggaaaatgctttgttgttgttgttgttgttgttgtataggtATCCACGGACAGATAATCCTCATAGAATAAACACTAAACAAAAACATCTGTGTGAACCAGTCACTAAATTTTCTAAGGATAAGTAAAAGCCAACGGTAGCAATATCAGCCTTCAATCATAAGTTGCAGAGATCAAAATTACTCTAGGGCCAGCAGTGAGTCTATATTTTTTTTCGTCTTTGTTTAATTCCCAATATAATTCGGAAGGGGATATGCCTACGTGAATTAAAAAAGGATTAAGGAAACGTACAAGTTTTCAGAAATT of Malus sylvestris chromosome 6, drMalSylv7.2, whole genome shotgun sequence contains these proteins:
- the LOC126626668 gene encoding uncharacterized protein LOC126626668; this translates as MEGGSNSSKSGVVVVTNERRPSGGIRIQNPFTLKVGQVFTGFGIGCGVGIGVGRPINLGAIPVLNQVMGATRGATDALSGASRHVNNALRKVGAKNIEAGIGCGVGIGHGFGVGLALKPGVLQQIQFHFVQGMTKIMTKFGISPNLAIGQGTLPSSLQSAIGNVNDQSQNSMGSSMPLSTKPPDHTSQSLPGYGNNGTGSPVDTPFGSRTEKVLSSFLQSPLLKGEEDSEPNEGAGRLRSENKILQMILKHQQIIEELMEENDKLRHILVEDLKVSPSKLQASYSSKNRSPCTDCFECRRKQRRK